tccatgccatgtgaggtccaaggaagcctctcactctatggtccatgagaaggcctcgcttcaaagccaacctcatcattcatacagacaataactccgAACTTACAGAGgttcaaaacatcgacggaacgaactttcgaccaagagccaataaccaatattgtgctcaaagtgctgatgtattaattaaataattaattaaatccgatagcaaatcaatgtagactcaaataaggttaaatggttcttaaggcattgtcaacagactccataaagttcattttcactgtattaattatttatttcacattctgtcactcttatCACTAActtgtctcatgtatatatgtgttagattagatttatgtttagcaataaagtttgtctgtattcaaagatgattgaaTGTGGTAtatattgataaataatctcatccctgtttctaaaagatttagcttcaaagctgtacctaaatatatttattgatattattttcaataagccatgagaatatcactccaataagtgaattaatcattatTCAcctattaaagctaattccttacagtagaaattgtgagcggatacgagacattgtattacaattttaatggtggagaatttattctgataaataatctagttatttgtcatttatctaatttataatggttgtcgaacatggctaattccattatacatttcattacctaataatgtacagtaaggacagtttaatttagttcgtagctcacatatttcaagaccctaaattcccttacatataattgtgtgagaatgagggcacgttAATGGTTCCCGTCTAatttcatcagtaccaaatatcctacattaCAGTATTTTGTCAACTATGTCAAAGTACTGGAAATTCATTAGCCTTATGGATTTGACAGTCAGTTTGAAACCATCCGGTGTTCTCAATTCATTCAGGAAAAGCACACATTTTGTGCAAGAATGAAAGAAGCATGAGGAGGCaccaaaacataaaataattatttggtaTATAAACTTTTTGCACACTAGCTAGTTTTATCCCATCTATCAGGAATCAGTCAATTATATACACTGTATGGCCAAAATACTGTAGAAACCCACTTCCAATTTACAGGCCCTTAACTCCAGTGAAGACAAATCTTGAACTTTGTTGCAAGAGTTTTCAGAggctccttttctgttccagcatgaaaGTGCCACTTTGCACAAAGCAAGGTCTATATAGATCTAATTTACTGACAGCGGGTTTACACATCCTCTCTCTGTGAGGAGGGAGTGAGTGGCGCATTTTCGTTTTGGCACCCATATTAACAGATGACATAGTTTTGGCATTGAGCCTATTTTTGCCATATGGCTCACACTGAGCTCAGTTGTTGTGGGTGCAgtacaacacaaaaataatcaggagattattgaaaatacacaaaagcaaatcaaaattattaaaatgggaCCCCATAGACAACTTTATTTCCTGTGCAGAGGTGCTGCTGTTTCTCACGGAAGAGACGTGCCTCACTCATGCCACACTCGTGGATGATGTGTGAAAGAACTGCACAAAGCCCAGATATGAACCCCACTGAACATGAATTGGAATGAGGTCTGGCTTGCAGTCACCATTGCCCAACATCAGTGCCAGGTCTCCCTGATGCTCCTGTGTCTGAAAGGGAGGAAGTCCCTGCAGCCATGTTGTTCAACATCTTGTGGAAAGCTGAAGCAGAGGTGTGGAAGCTGTTATAGCAGAAAAAAAACATGGTCCAACTCCTTTTTATTGCCAATGGTTTAGAAAGTAAAGGTTTGATAAGCAAATATGTATGTGGTGTTTGGGTATCCACGTATTTTTGGCTATATAGTGTATTCAATTGACTGACTGCTGcccataatattataataaagtcACACTCATTCTGCACTCATTTAATGATAACTGCACTAAATGCATTATATGTGATGTATATGAACATGTTTTCAGGGTGATCTTGGTCCATTTAATCCAGGTCTGCCAGTAGATGTTCCCGTATGGTTGGCGCTCAATCTTAAACAGAGACAGAAGTGCAGGATTGTTCCTCCAGAATGGATGGACACTGGTGGGTTTTATGGTTGTATACTGTGTATGTCTTGGTACACCTCAAACATTACTAAACTAtctctttcatttccagacaAACTGGAGAAGATTCGagaacaggaaagaaaactggaCACTTTTTCTCCTATCCTGAGTCCATATTACATGGAGCTGACAAAATTAATACTCAACCAGTGAGTAAAGCATCAGTTAATTCAGATGAATGTATGACCTGATTCAATCAACACCTTGAAGACACCATGACATCAAAATTGGTGTTTGGTGGCTTTTAGTCAATGCTTAGTTCATCTATATGCTATTGCACAACTAAACCTTTACCAAATAAACTTTTAGCATATATAAAcctttaaaattacaaaaaatattggtGATGCTTCTCAGGGGtgtatacaataatttttttttccaaataaaatgctCTTGGGAATAAGAATGAATAACACCTTTAATTGACCCTTAGCAAAGCCCCTCCACCACCACTCTTTAAAGAAGATAAAAAACTTTGATCTGTAAATAAGGACAGAATTTTTATTcctgggtaaattattccttaaATCCTCAGAAGTCAAAGGTGAAACaatctgttttaaaaacattcataTCGATACGCAAAGCTGATTCGCTTGTTAAAATCAACCATATTTTCTGTTTAAATCTCTCATTTCAGCAATCATCATAGAAAAGCACTGAAACAAACATTTGCTTCTACACattgaaatattaaaatagtatCGTTTGTGTGCAGCGCTGCAGATAACATTCCTAAAGCTGATGAGATCCGTACGCTGGTGAAGGACATCTGGGATACACGCATCGCCAAACTCCGACTTTCTGCCGACAGTTTCATCAGCCAGCAGGAGGCGCATGCGCGGGTATAACACCACCACTTTTTTTACACACGAGTAAACTGTTAGGAAATCATGAATGATTACATGATCTTTgaactagggatgggcacgaggACTTGGGTACTTGGGCGTGGCAGCAATGATTGATCATGTAAACGATGATAGATAGTGATCATGCATGATTTGACTTTTTACTTAATttgaaatccagtgacaattacctgacaactaaaaacaaacatgtcaaagagggaacttattttaaattttgagattgattatgttgtgactttgaggggtacattgatcaCCAGTcttctcatggcaaacaaactgatatgacgctgcaatgctatcgttacgataaccaaaacaaagagagtgtaattaaccgtattttgaacacctgtctctgtaaaatgtttgttaaacatgttttattatcatttaatgtaagaactttgactagttaatggatattatttaataaaagtgaatgattgtcactgaATAAACCTCCATGCCCTGCGtgacgtaacacacacctgcatcgtCGAAATGAATAAAGATTTCCGcttgagtttccaagttagatatctgatataaagtgtcattccgttgcactttcctcagtcgaaaggtggaaattcagactcagAGTTAAATGGAACGCTTGAGGAATCACAGCAACAAAAATACAGAGCATCgcggctttcctcacaagagcgaaCATTTGGGGACACATACACACCAGGCGCTtgtggcagtgtacagcaggctagtgtttcaaacagctacaCAGAGCGCAGTTAAATagaacacaatgcagcatcttcaaaactgaacttcaacttaacactcATATTAAAATGCAATGGTTATGGTATCTCatgttatttgaaaatagactGTTCAGACAGTCTGCACTTACTAAGATTCctatggtaacctgaaggaagaacagacagacgtgcgaagtgcacattctttcagagttgggcaGAGAATcttcaaataatgttaaaatatgatgcattatagtttgattatgcaatcttttgtacattttgtaacatactattttataacagcaTATAACAATGAATAGacaatacactggaacaacaagacgcaatgcagcagacatcttattatatatacagttatgaacatgtaattgcctTACAACTTAATAACATGTAATTGCCTAAATAACTTGAGTActtgagtagacaaaatgaccaaaatgcccatccctactttgaACACCGgccttaaaagggatagttcacccaaaaatttacattctctcattaactcaccctcatgccatcccagatgtgtatgactttcttttttctgcagaacacaaattaagatggtgaatgggtgccaataatttgaaaaatgatttttgggtgaaccatccctttaaaaggGTCACATCATACATTGTTTatcttttattgtatttgtagCTCATTTAATAAGTGAACTAGGTTTTCATTGTCCACCCTCTCCCTTTGAATTAAATTGGCTGTGTTTATAAATTGGCATTTATATCTAGGACATAATCAATAACACATTTTTTGCAAAGAGGCTTCTTGATCTCTTTCCAAGGCACCATAACATTGTGTCTGATGATTGAAAACAAATTCTCGTAAGGTTTTGAGGTAACTTGGCAAATATttagtaactacaattatttttttctcaattaaAGTAATACGTTggcaaaaaaaattgaaatttatAAACGAATATACTACTTTCAACTACTTGTTCAGtcaccatttttatattttcaaacaaCCACCAAACTACACACAGGATTTTGGGATATCAGTGAAGGCTTCATTTATGTTCCCTTCAAAAACTCACTAGATTAGACAGGATGATGCAAACATTAGATTCggacatgtatttatttcttcttACCAATGTATACTATCTGCAAAGTtaacacttttacatttttggacACAGCCATAGTAATGGTCCTACTTCCTCTGTATTACCTTACAGGGACTGGGTGAATCAAGTTTCTGATCACCCAGGCCCTTTCCCAAATGGTTCCCTATGGCCTCGCATTCCTCTTCCGAATCCAGACTTTCGTGATGTAAGAGAGTGCAGACCAATGGTGCACTAGTCAGCAAGGCTCATGGCAGCATGAGTTATAAATTTACATTTGTAGAGTACATTTGAGACTTAAATCAGATGACgcatttttattagggctgtcaatttaacaattAATCGTAATGCCCGGACCgtcacgcccgtttcacacatactccgtatgcggtgcgtatacggtacaggagcagcacgcgctatagtgctttcacatatgctgcgtttgcagtgcgctactgatccgcagtttctgtgtgccacaaaatcaaaaatgtgtaagtaatttttattttaaatctaatCGTTAACTTTGACATTGCTTAAgacattaaaattaattttcatactgtttcaatcattgtgattctttgttttacatgtacttcgagttgttgacagaagaaaagctatcgcctATATCCGTTgctaaggagaagaatgagacgcatttgcgttCACTCGGTCATTTTTTAGgctaaaaaaatcatatatgatggcattttgcaacttttgggactataatcatactttttagtttttcttgaccctgtaatttagtaactgtagaacaaattaactgtaattatgcgtatatgatgaaattattacagtttcttgtcaatctatgtgtattttaatgtgaacaatgcgctgccactttaattcagtgcggtgcagcacagcaaaaatagactctgtGCGCAAAcaatcgctgcactgctgtatacgc
The sequence above is a segment of the Xyrauchen texanus isolate HMW12.3.18 chromosome 29, RBS_HiC_50CHRs, whole genome shotgun sequence genome. Coding sequences within it:
- the gins2 gene encoding DNA replication complex GINS protein PSF2, which encodes MDLAEVEFLAEKEIVKIIPNFSLDKIYLIGGDLGPFNPGLPVDVPVWLALNLKQRQKCRIVPPEWMDTDKLEKIREQERKLDTFSPILSPYYMELTKLILNHAADNIPKADEIRTLVKDIWDTRIAKLRLSADSFISQQEAHARLDNLTLMEINTTRSFLLDSLNYMYKLHSNLQPGRTRDY